A genomic segment from Lutibacter sp. A80 encodes:
- a CDS encoding DUF2126 domain-containing protein produces the protein MALKIVISHKTVYKYDRSVSLSPHIFRLRPAPHSRTPIESYSIKIKPENQFFNWQQDPFGNYMARLIFPEKTKELSIDVEIIADLKTINPFDFFVEESAEEYPFEYSETIKKELSPYLEVTEKGKLLDGFLKTIDYTPRKTIYFLIDINRKIYEYLNYNIRLDPGVQTCEETLEGKSGSCRDYAWLFVQTLRHLGFGARFVSGYLVQLKSDEKSLDGPSGPEEDFTDLHAWAEVYLPGAGWIGFDATSGLLAGEGHIPLACTPNFESAAPVEGLTDVCETEFFFENSVKRIFESPRVTKPYTEEQWKEIYKLGFKVEKELDKGDVRLTMGGEPTFVSIDDMESPEWNTDADGEHKRELAANLTEKLYDKFAKGGVLHHAQGKWYPGEPLPRWQIEICWRKDGKPIWHYPKWLAAFSDDIQLPENADKVFLETLTNYLRISNKHILPTYEDAFYFLWEQGKLPIDVDPLKDKDASLVRKKLNEILESGTDKAVGYVLPLNNSEGQWYTNKWEFRRQHIFLIPGNSPVGLRLPLESLIEKPGNEFPKYEPDNFSKKKKLPSFKNRVLKRYRAFLNEGVLENEHDYFVRTALCSEVRDGKLYLFLPPLDSAEIFLDLIASIELTARELKIPVIMEGYEPPKDSRLESMKITPDPGVIEVNVHPTHNWKDLADNTFTIYEQAKLSRLGTEKFMLDGKHTGTGGGNHVTLGGVTPADSPLLRKPSLLRSLLTFWQHHPGLSYLFSGSFVGPTSQAPRIDEARLENLYELEIAFSQIPKGEEVPFWLTDRLFRHLLTDLTGNTHRAEFCIDKLYSPDSSSGRLGILELRGFDMPPHPEMSLMQMLLVRTLVSWFWKKPYEHDLVRWGTELHDKFLIEHYVREDIKDIVQQLNKAGYKFKEDWFNPFFEFRFPLHGMVDINNIHIELRAAIEPWNVLGEEMTGGGTARYVDSSLERLQVKVSNFIEERYVLTCNGVKVQLNATTVKGEYVAGVRYKAWDPYSALHPTIGVDTPLVFDIVDKWNRRSIGGCTYYVSHPGGRSYDTYPVNSFEAESRRINRFWEFGHTQGEIDPVEETLQDDDDSIKTVQEKGSSKKFRYKEIPINFEFPNTLDLRKK, from the coding sequence ATGGCTCTAAAAATAGTAATTTCGCATAAAACTGTATATAAGTATGATCGTTCAGTATCATTATCTCCACATATTTTTAGGTTAAGACCTGCACCGCATAGTAGAACGCCTATAGAATCGTATTCTATAAAAATTAAACCTGAAAATCAGTTTTTTAATTGGCAGCAGGATCCTTTTGGAAATTATATGGCACGCTTAATTTTTCCGGAAAAAACAAAAGAATTATCTATTGATGTTGAAATAATTGCAGATTTAAAAACAATCAACCCATTCGATTTTTTTGTAGAAGAATCTGCAGAAGAATACCCTTTTGAATATTCAGAAACAATAAAAAAGGAATTATCCCCTTATTTAGAAGTAACGGAAAAAGGAAAACTTTTAGATGGATTTTTAAAAACTATAGATTATACACCGCGAAAAACCATTTATTTTTTAATTGATATTAATAGAAAAATCTATGAATATTTAAATTACAATATAAGGTTAGATCCAGGAGTGCAAACCTGCGAAGAAACACTTGAAGGTAAAAGTGGCTCTTGTAGAGATTATGCTTGGTTGTTTGTGCAAACATTACGTCATTTAGGATTTGGAGCACGATTTGTGTCGGGTTATTTGGTGCAATTAAAATCTGATGAAAAATCACTAGATGGACCTTCAGGACCAGAAGAAGATTTTACAGACCTACATGCTTGGGCAGAGGTTTATTTACCGGGTGCTGGTTGGATTGGTTTTGATGCAACTTCTGGTTTATTGGCAGGTGAAGGGCATATTCCTTTAGCGTGTACACCAAATTTTGAGAGTGCAGCTCCAGTAGAAGGCTTAACAGATGTTTGTGAAACAGAATTCTTTTTTGAAAATTCAGTAAAAAGAATTTTTGAATCTCCAAGAGTTACCAAACCATATACAGAAGAACAGTGGAAAGAAATTTATAAACTAGGATTTAAGGTAGAAAAAGAATTAGATAAAGGAGATGTTAGATTAACAATGGGAGGAGAACCTACTTTTGTTTCTATAGATGATATGGAATCTCCAGAGTGGAATACGGATGCAGATGGGGAACATAAAAGAGAATTAGCTGCAAATCTTACCGAAAAATTATACGATAAATTTGCAAAAGGTGGTGTATTACATCACGCACAAGGTAAATGGTATCCTGGAGAACCACTTCCAAGGTGGCAAATTGAAATTTGTTGGAGAAAAGATGGTAAACCTATTTGGCACTACCCAAAATGGCTAGCTGCTTTTTCTGATGATATTCAATTACCAGAAAATGCAGATAAGGTGTTTTTAGAAACGCTTACAAATTATTTAAGAATTTCAAACAAACATATTTTACCTACCTATGAAGATGCTTTTTATTTTTTATGGGAGCAAGGTAAATTACCTATAGATGTAGATCCGTTAAAAGATAAAGATGCTTCTTTGGTTCGAAAAAAGTTAAACGAAATTTTAGAATCTGGAACGGATAAAGCTGTAGGCTATGTGTTGCCTTTAAATAATTCAGAAGGGCAATGGTATACAAATAAATGGGAGTTTAGAAGACAACATATTTTTTTAATTCCAGGTAATTCACCTGTGGGATTAAGGTTGCCTTTAGAATCATTAATAGAGAAACCAGGAAACGAATTTCCAAAATATGAACCTGATAACTTTTCAAAAAAGAAAAAGTTACCAAGTTTTAAAAATAGAGTTTTAAAGAGGTATAGAGCATTTTTAAATGAAGGTGTTTTAGAAAATGAACATGATTATTTTGTTAGAACTGCACTTTGTTCAGAAGTAAGAGATGGTAAATTGTATCTTTTCTTACCTCCGTTAGATAGTGCAGAAATATTCTTAGATTTAATTGCATCTATTGAGTTAACAGCTAGAGAATTAAAAATACCTGTTATTATGGAAGGTTATGAACCGCCAAAAGATAGTAGGTTAGAATCTATGAAAATCACCCCAGATCCTGGAGTAATTGAAGTAAATGTACACCCAACACATAATTGGAAAGATCTAGCAGATAATACTTTTACTATATATGAGCAAGCAAAACTATCGCGTTTAGGTACTGAAAAGTTTATGCTTGATGGAAAACATACTGGAACTGGAGGAGGTAATCACGTAACATTAGGAGGTGTAACGCCTGCTGACAGTCCGTTGTTAAGAAAACCGAGTTTGTTAAGAAGTTTACTAACATTTTGGCAACATCATCCAGGTTTGTCTTACTTATTTTCAGGTTCTTTTGTTGGTCCAACAAGTCAGGCGCCTAGAATTGATGAAGCACGTTTAGAAAATTTATATGAATTGGAAATTGCATTTAGTCAAATTCCAAAAGGAGAAGAGGTGCCTTTTTGGTTAACAGACCGTTTGTTTAGACATTTATTAACCGATTTAACAGGGAACACACATCGTGCAGAATTTTGTATAGATAAATTATATTCGCCAGATTCTTCTTCTGGAAGGTTAGGGATTTTAGAACTAAGAGGTTTTGATATGCCTCCACACCCAGAAATGAGTTTAATGCAAATGTTGTTGGTGAGAACCTTAGTGTCTTGGTTTTGGAAAAAACCTTACGAGCATGATTTAGTACGTTGGGGAACAGAATTACACGATAAATTTTTGATAGAACACTATGTTCGTGAAGATATTAAAGACATTGTGCAACAATTAAATAAAGCAGGATATAAATTTAAAGAAGATTGGTTCAATCCGTTTTTTGAATTTAGATTCCCTTTACATGGAATGGTTGATATTAATAATATTCATATAGAATTACGTGCGGCAATTGAACCTTGGAATGTTTTAGGTGAAGAAATGACAGGCGGAGGAACTGCAAGATATGTTGATTCTTCATTAGAAAGATTACAGGTTAAAGTTTCTAATTTTATTGAAGAACGTTACGTGCTTACGTGTAATGGTGTAAAAGTTCAATTAAATGCTACAACTGTTAAAGGAGAGTATGTTGCAGGGGTTAGGTATAAAGCTTGGGACCCATATTCTGCATTGCATCCAACCATTGGTGTAGATACTCCGTTGGTTTTTGATATTGTTGATAAATGGAATAGAAGATCAATTGGAGGTTGTACTTATTATGTGTCGCATCCAGGAGGTAGGTCTTATGATACGTATCCGGTAAATAGTTTTGAAGCAGAATCTAGAAGAATTAATCGTTTCTGGGAATTTGGTCATACACAAGGTGAAATTGATCCCGTTGAAGAGACATTACAAGACGATGACGATTCAATTAAAACAGTTCAAGAAAAAGGAAGCTCAAAAAAGTTTCGTTATAAAGAAATTCCAATTAATTTTGAATTTCCAAATACATTGGACTTAAGAAAAAAATAA
- a CDS encoding circularly permuted type 2 ATP-grasp protein, which yields MPIRTNALFNDYFLDFKGYDEVFAKDLGIDKNWDKLLKNLSEIGSKELTQKQGEIDWLLSENGVTYNVYNDPKGLNRPWKLNVVPFLVQKEEWNTIEKGLQQRAEVLNLLLKDIYGKRELIKKGIIPFEVIFAHRGFLRACDQIQYKTAKQLLIHSADLARGPDGRMWVVNDRAQAPSGMGYALENRFSTNKMLPDVFEDINVEQPSSFFKDFNQLLLASASSNKENPTVVILTPGPNNETYFEHSYLSSFLGYPLVRGSDLVVRGGKLWMKSLKGLKQVDVIYRRVDDVFIDPLELREDSYLGVAGLMEVVRLQNVTIVNPIGTGILENPGLIPFLNNVCKYFLDEDLILPQIASWWCGQEKERNHVLKYLSSFVVKRIDRTHREHIYFCEFLSKKELKQLEVEILKAPFQFVAQEKINFSTAPNFVKGRLEPRKIVCRTFSVAKNEGYSVMPGGLVRVAAEREELLVSNQKGGTSKDFWVVSNKSQNNIQHYSWHKTTPNQFTGINDVPSDTAENLFWSGRYLGRTIVTARYLRMVLNQMANVQFNHRKPEYESLKILFQSITNITSTFPGFTGENQLEAMKNPLKEIKSVIIDETRIGSFAQTLSSFNYAYFSLRNLWSRDMWRVFDDIQKLWQNLKSKEDYTIPVLVKFFDRIITRLIAFMALSEESILVKQGLLLYFIGLQMEEATMTIAKFRSLVVVNHKQELEYEILESLLSSHESLNIYRYSYKSYLSLENVISLVLLDKDYAKSLTYQIKRIKKDIDQLPNNLNKEFTECQKHINIALDKIKNLNIDTLITVDLESNMRLQLDAILEEFSDLLHETSLAISNTYFNHVYKQTQLVNSIK from the coding sequence ATGCCTATAAGAACAAATGCATTGTTTAATGATTACTTCCTAGATTTTAAAGGTTACGACGAAGTGTTTGCCAAAGATTTGGGAATTGATAAAAATTGGGATAAGTTGTTAAAAAATCTTTCTGAAATTGGAAGTAAAGAGCTAACTCAGAAACAAGGTGAAATAGATTGGTTGTTATCAGAAAATGGTGTTACCTATAATGTTTATAATGATCCAAAAGGTTTAAATAGGCCTTGGAAATTAAACGTAGTTCCTTTTTTAGTTCAAAAAGAAGAGTGGAATACTATAGAAAAAGGATTGCAACAACGTGCAGAAGTACTTAATCTACTTTTAAAAGATATTTATGGCAAACGGGAACTTATAAAAAAAGGGATTATTCCTTTTGAAGTTATTTTTGCGCATAGAGGTTTTTTAAGAGCTTGTGACCAAATTCAATATAAAACGGCAAAACAATTATTAATTCATTCTGCAGATTTAGCACGTGGCCCAGATGGGCGCATGTGGGTGGTAAACGATAGAGCTCAAGCACCTTCGGGTATGGGGTATGCTTTAGAAAATAGATTCTCAACAAATAAAATGTTGCCTGACGTTTTTGAAGATATTAATGTAGAGCAACCTTCTTCTTTTTTTAAAGATTTTAATCAGTTATTATTAGCGTCGGCATCTTCAAATAAAGAAAATCCAACAGTCGTTATTTTAACTCCTGGGCCAAATAATGAAACTTATTTTGAGCATTCTTATTTGTCTTCATTTTTAGGGTATCCTTTAGTTAGAGGAAGTGACTTAGTTGTTAGAGGTGGTAAGTTGTGGATGAAATCTTTAAAAGGTTTAAAGCAAGTTGATGTAATTTATAGAAGGGTTGATGATGTTTTTATTGATCCGCTAGAGTTAAGAGAAGATTCTTATTTAGGTGTTGCTGGTTTAATGGAGGTAGTAAGGCTTCAAAATGTAACAATTGTAAATCCAATAGGAACAGGTATTCTAGAAAATCCGGGGTTAATTCCATTTTTAAATAATGTATGTAAATATTTTTTAGATGAGGATTTAATTTTGCCACAAATAGCATCTTGGTGGTGTGGACAAGAAAAAGAACGCAACCATGTTTTAAAATACTTGTCTTCATTTGTAGTAAAAAGAATAGATAGAACACATAGAGAGCATATTTATTTTTGCGAATTTTTAAGTAAAAAGGAATTAAAACAGCTTGAGGTAGAAATATTAAAAGCACCATTCCAATTTGTGGCACAGGAAAAAATTAACTTTTCAACTGCTCCAAATTTTGTAAAAGGGAGATTAGAGCCTCGTAAAATTGTTTGTCGCACTTTTTCAGTAGCAAAAAATGAAGGATATAGTGTTATGCCAGGTGGTTTGGTTAGAGTTGCAGCTGAAAGAGAAGAATTATTAGTTTCAAATCAAAAAGGAGGTACAAGTAAAGATTTTTGGGTTGTAAGTAATAAATCTCAAAATAATATTCAGCATTATTCTTGGCATAAAACAACACCAAATCAATTTACCGGAATAAATGACGTTCCAAGTGATACTGCCGAAAATTTATTTTGGTCGGGAAGGTATTTAGGAAGAACAATTGTAACTGCTAGGTATTTAAGAATGGTTTTAAATCAAATGGCAAATGTGCAATTTAACCATAGAAAGCCTGAATATGAAAGTTTAAAAATTCTTTTTCAATCAATAACAAATATTACATCAACATTTCCAGGTTTTACAGGTGAAAACCAATTGGAAGCCATGAAAAATCCGCTAAAGGAAATAAAGTCCGTAATTATAGATGAAACTAGAATTGGAAGTTTTGCACAAACCCTTTCAAGTTTTAATTATGCATATTTTTCACTTAGAAATTTATGGTCTAGAGACATGTGGCGCGTTTTTGATGATATACAAAAGTTATGGCAAAATTTAAAAAGTAAAGAAGATTATACCATACCTGTTTTAGTTAAATTTTTTGACAGAATTATAACAAGATTAATTGCTTTTATGGCGCTTTCCGAAGAAAGTATACTTGTAAAACAAGGTCTTTTACTTTATTTTATTGGGTTGCAAATGGAAGAAGCTACTATGACAATAGCTAAATTTAGATCGTTGGTTGTTGTAAATCATAAGCAAGAATTAGAATATGAAATATTAGAGTCGTTATTAAGTAGTCATGAAAGTTTAAATATTTATAGATACAGCTATAAATCTTATTTAAGTTTAGAAAATGTAATTAGTTTGGTTTTATTGGATAAAGATTATGCAAAATCGTTAACATATCAAATAAAAAGAATAAAAAAAGATATTGATCAATTGCCAAATAATTTAAACAAAGAATTTACAGAATGTCAAAAACATATTAATATTGCCTTAGATAAAATTAAAAATTTAAATATTGATACGTTAATTACAGTTGATTTAGAATCTAATATGAGGTTACAGTTAGATGCAATTTTAGAAGAATTTAGTGATTTGTTACACGAAACATCGCTGGCAATTTCAAATACTTACTTTAACCACGTTTATAAACAAACACAATTGGTAAATTCAATTAAATAA
- a CDS encoding transglutaminase family protein: MVFKIVHTTSYKYENGASFCHNLATLKPKNILGQNLLEYNLDISPAPNEISERVDFFGNTITRFSIQEYHEELKVTAKSKVYRSYKGQLEGAELKNNKKITVKEAKKILKGNHSDLISVKQFLLKSSLISSISDEITAYAKVSFTPKRSLYDASFELMQRIFTDFDFVSGFTDVATPLDEVMKEKKGVCQDFAQIAIACVRSMGLPARYVSGYIETLPPKGKEKLIGTDASHAWFSVFIPSFGWVDFDPTNNQIPKNQHIVVAHGRDYLDVPPLKGVTYSSGKNNMEVSVDIRPA, encoded by the coding sequence ATGGTTTTTAAAATAGTTCATACTACAAGTTATAAATATGAAAATGGAGCATCTTTTTGTCATAATTTAGCAACATTGAAACCTAAAAATATTTTAGGACAGAATTTGTTAGAGTATAATTTAGATATAAGTCCTGCTCCTAATGAAATTTCAGAAAGAGTTGATTTTTTTGGAAATACAATTACTAGATTTTCAATACAAGAATATCATGAAGAGTTAAAAGTAACTGCAAAAAGTAAAGTTTATAGAAGTTATAAAGGCCAATTAGAGGGCGCTGAATTAAAAAATAATAAAAAAATTACAGTAAAAGAAGCTAAAAAAATACTTAAGGGTAACCATTCTGATCTAATAAGTGTAAAACAATTTTTGTTGAAGTCATCTCTTATTTCTTCTATTTCAGATGAAATTACAGCTTATGCTAAAGTTTCATTTACCCCAAAACGATCGTTGTATGATGCTTCTTTTGAATTGATGCAGCGTATATTTACAGATTTTGATTTTGTTTCTGGTTTTACAGATGTTGCAACACCTTTAGATGAAGTAATGAAAGAAAAAAAAGGAGTATGTCAAGATTTTGCTCAAATTGCAATAGCTTGTGTACGCTCAATGGGTTTACCTGCTAGATATGTTAGTGGTTATATTGAAACCTTGCCTCCAAAAGGAAAGGAAAAATTAATTGGTACAGATGCTTCACATGCTTGGTTCTCAGTTTTTATACCATCGTTTGGTTGGGTAGATTTTGACCCTACAAATAATCAAATACCTAAAAATCAGCATATTGTTGTTGCTCACGGAAGAGATTACTTAGATGTTCCACCTTTAAAAGGAGTAACCTATAGTTCGGGGAAAAATAATATGGAGGTTTCTGTTGATATTAGACCAGCATAA